A region of Streptomyces sp. NBC_01264 DNA encodes the following proteins:
- a CDS encoding class I SAM-dependent RNA methyltransferase: MTSEQNEKQSLVGEEYEVEVGPVAHGGHCIARTAEGRVLFVRHTLPGEKVIAKVTEGDVDSRFLRADAITVLDPSKDRAPAPCPYAGPGKCGGCDWQHAKPGAQRRLKGEVIAEQLLRLAGLTPEQAGWDGTVMPAEGDKVPAGQVPQWRTRVQYAIDEDGVVGLRKHRSHDIEPIDHCMIAAPGVSELGIEQQDWPQMATVEAIAATGSGDRQVVLTPRPGGRLPLVELDKPVSVLRVEEKDGGVHRVHGRPFVRERADGRTYRVGMGGFWQVHPQAADTLIKAVMQGLMPRKGEMALDLYCGVGIFAGALAERLGETGAVLGIESTKRAVEDARHNLTDFPRVRIEQGKVEQILPKTGITECDLVVLDPPRAGAGKQTVRQVAGLTPRRIAYVACDPAALARDLGYFKEAGYKVRTLRAFDLFPMTHHVECVAILEPVAKSS, encoded by the coding sequence ATGACGAGCGAGCAGAACGAGAAGCAGTCACTGGTCGGGGAGGAGTACGAGGTCGAGGTCGGCCCCGTCGCGCACGGCGGGCACTGCATCGCCCGGACCGCCGAGGGCCGTGTCCTGTTCGTCCGGCACACGCTGCCGGGCGAGAAGGTCATCGCCAAGGTCACCGAGGGCGACGTCGACTCCCGCTTCCTGCGCGCCGACGCCATCACCGTCCTCGACCCCTCCAAGGACCGCGCCCCGGCCCCCTGCCCGTACGCCGGCCCCGGCAAGTGCGGCGGCTGCGACTGGCAGCACGCCAAGCCGGGCGCCCAGCGCCGGCTCAAGGGCGAGGTCATCGCCGAACAGCTGCTGCGGCTCGCCGGGCTCACCCCGGAGCAGGCCGGCTGGGACGGTACGGTCATGCCGGCCGAGGGCGACAAGGTGCCCGCCGGGCAGGTCCCGCAGTGGCGCACCCGCGTGCAGTACGCCATCGACGAGGACGGCGTCGTCGGCCTGCGCAAGCACCGCTCGCACGACATCGAGCCGATCGACCACTGCATGATCGCGGCGCCCGGTGTCAGCGAGCTCGGCATCGAGCAGCAGGACTGGCCCCAGATGGCCACCGTCGAGGCCATCGCCGCCACGGGCTCGGGTGACCGCCAGGTCGTCCTGACCCCCCGCCCCGGCGGCCGTCTCCCCCTCGTCGAGCTCGACAAGCCGGTCTCGGTCCTGCGCGTCGAGGAGAAGGACGGCGGGGTCCACCGCGTCCACGGCCGCCCCTTCGTGCGCGAGCGCGCGGACGGCCGTACGTACCGCGTCGGCATGGGCGGCTTCTGGCAGGTCCACCCGCAGGCGGCCGACACCCTGATCAAGGCCGTCATGCAGGGCCTGATGCCGCGCAAGGGCGAGATGGCCCTCGACCTCTACTGCGGCGTCGGCATCTTCGCGGGCGCCCTGGCGGAGCGCCTCGGCGAAACGGGCGCCGTCCTCGGCATCGAGTCGACGAAGCGCGCGGTCGAGGACGCCCGCCACAACCTCACGGACTTCCCCCGCGTCCGCATCGAGCAGGGCAAGGTCGAGCAGATCCTCCCGAAGACCGGCATCACCGAGTGCGACCTGGTCGTCCTGGACCCGCCCCGCGCGGGCGCGGGCAAGCAGACGGTCCGCCAGGTGGCCGGCCTCACCCCGCGCCGCATCGCCTACGTGGCCTGCGACCCGGCGGCCCTCGCCCGCGACCTGGGCTACTTCAAGGAGGCGGGCTACAAGGTCCGCACCCTGCGCGCCTTCGACCTCTTCCCGATGACGCACCACGTGGAGTGCGTCGCGATCCTTGAACCGGTCGCTAAGAGCTCCTGA
- a CDS encoding DUF3710 domain-containing protein: MFGRRKKNDSVKDGGAAEQVVDGVGADEQDGTEENDAVQPRRVNLPPAPRPDGPWDISEVPGNPEDGRVDLGGILVPGVEGMELRVEVAGDAIVAATVVLGDSAVQLQAFAAPRKEGIWGEVREEIAEGITKQGGIIDEVEGPLGWELRAQVPVPLPDGQTGAQLVRFVGVDGPRWFLRGVISGQGAVRPESAGVLERIFLDTVVVRGEGPMAPRDPIVLKLPNDAQMVPDGVQTEEAGDQEGSRFGGGMGQLERGPEITEVR; the protein is encoded by the coding sequence GTGTTCGGACGTCGCAAGAAGAACGACTCCGTCAAGGACGGCGGCGCGGCCGAGCAGGTCGTCGACGGCGTCGGTGCCGATGAGCAGGACGGCACGGAGGAGAACGACGCGGTACAGCCGCGCAGGGTGAACCTGCCGCCGGCCCCGCGTCCCGACGGCCCGTGGGACATCTCCGAGGTCCCCGGCAACCCCGAGGACGGCCGGGTCGACCTCGGCGGCATCCTCGTACCGGGTGTCGAGGGCATGGAGCTGCGCGTCGAGGTCGCCGGGGACGCGATCGTCGCCGCGACCGTGGTGCTGGGCGACAGCGCCGTGCAGCTGCAGGCCTTCGCCGCGCCGCGCAAGGAAGGCATCTGGGGCGAGGTCCGCGAGGAGATCGCCGAGGGCATCACCAAGCAGGGCGGCATCATCGACGAGGTCGAGGGTCCGCTGGGCTGGGAGCTGCGCGCGCAGGTCCCCGTACCGCTCCCGGACGGACAGACCGGCGCCCAGCTGGTCCGCTTCGTCGGGGTGGACGGCCCGCGCTGGTTCCTGCGCGGTGTCATCTCCGGCCAGGGCGCGGTGCGTCCCGAGTCGGCCGGTGTGCTGGAGCGGATCTTCCTGGACACCGTCGTGGTCCGCGGCGAGGGCCCGATGGCCCCGCGCGACCCGATCGTCCTGAAGCTGCCGAACGACGCGCAGATGGTGCCGGACGGCGTGCAGACCGAGGAAGCCGGCGACCAGGAAGGCTCCCGCTTCGGCGGTGGCATGGGCCAGCTGGAGCGCGGCCCGGAGATCACCGAGGTCCGCTGA
- a CDS encoding DUF3159 domain-containing protein has translation MTSLDKPTTPGTDPAAEPTEDQKAVTQAALFDAFGGIRGTVETMLPGLLFVMIYTINKDVKLSAIAAGAVAVLLVIVRLLRKDTVKHAFSGVFGVGVGVAFALFTGSAKGFYLPGMIYGAGLGVAFTLSALVGFPLLGVILGPVFKENLSWRTRNPGRKKAYVKASLAWGLIFLAKYAILFPLYWWGDATQLGWVLIALKLPPMVLAVYFTWLFLAQAPPPINVIAEWEAEEAAEKAAKAAKAAGGRGA, from the coding sequence GTGACGTCACTCGACAAACCGACCACGCCCGGGACGGATCCCGCCGCGGAACCGACCGAGGACCAGAAGGCCGTCACGCAAGCGGCCCTCTTCGACGCCTTCGGCGGCATCCGGGGCACCGTGGAGACGATGCTCCCCGGCCTGCTCTTCGTCATGATCTACACGATCAACAAGGACGTGAAGCTGTCCGCCATCGCGGCGGGCGCGGTCGCGGTCCTGCTGGTGATCGTGCGGCTGCTGCGCAAGGACACCGTCAAGCACGCCTTCAGCGGGGTCTTCGGCGTGGGCGTGGGCGTGGCCTTCGCCCTGTTCACGGGCAGCGCGAAGGGCTTCTACCTGCCCGGCATGATCTACGGCGCCGGCCTGGGCGTGGCCTTCACGCTCTCCGCGCTGGTGGGCTTCCCGCTGCTGGGCGTGATCCTGGGACCGGTCTTCAAGGAGAACCTGTCCTGGCGCACGCGCAACCCCGGTCGCAAGAAGGCGTACGTCAAGGCCAGCCTGGCGTGGGGCCTGATCTTCCTCGCGAAGTACGCGATCCTCTTCCCGCTGTACTGGTGGGGCGACGCGACCCAGCTCGGCTGGGTGCTGATCGCGCTGAAGCTGCCGCCGATGGTGCTGGCGGTGTACTTCACCTGGCTCTTCCTTGCGCAGGCCCCGCCGCCGATCAACGTGATCGCGGAGTGGGAGGCGGAGGAGGCGGCGGAAAAGGCCGCGAAGGCGGCGAAGGCCGCGGGGGGCCGGGGAGCCTGA
- a CDS encoding sensor histidine kinase — MGRGKLRIYLGSAPGVGKTYAMLSEGHRRVERGTDCVVGFVEHHGRPRTEVMLHGLEQVERKELVYRGAAFTEMDVDSLLARKPAIALVDELAHTNVPGSRNAKRWQDVEELLRAGIDVISTVNIQHLESLGDVVESITGVRQRETVPDEVVRRADQIELVDMSPQALRRRMAHGNIYKSDKVDAALSNYFRPGNLTALRELALLWVADRADEYLQQYRGEHNIRSTWQARERIVVGLTGGPEGRTLIRRASRVAAKGSGSEILAVYIARSDGLTAASPKELAVQRTLVEDLGGTFHHVIGDNVPEALLEFARGVNATQIVLGSSRHRSWRYVFGPGVGATVARDSGPDLDVHIVTHEEVAKGRGLRPVARSAARLGRTRLVAGWVVGVALPLALATLLTHVDTDPGLANEMLLFLALTVAAALLGGLWPALASAAVGSLLLNYYFAPPIHRFTVSDPKNIVAIVVFFGVAGSVASVVDAAARRTHQAARLRAESEILSFLAGSVLRGETTLDALLERVRETFAMESVALLERESDVEPWRPAGSVGPSPVARPEDADVDMPIGDHMALALSGRVLPAEDRRVLGAFAAQAAVVLDRQRLVGEAEEARRMAEGNRIRTALLAAVSHDLRTPLASIKASVSSLRSEDVEWSEEDRAELLEGIEDGADRLDHLVGNLLDMSRLQTGTVTPLIREIDLDEVVPMALGGVPEGSVLLDVPETLPMVAVDPGLLERTVANVVENAVKYSPLDEQVLVAASFLGDRVEVRVVDRGPGVPDEAKDRIFAPFQRHGDAPRGAGVGLGLAVARGFAEAMNGTLEAEDTPGGGLTMVLTLRAVPGGRQQAPVSVDGEGRSAPGGHAVDLDPDPDPVRDPKRDSIRQKAGPQ; from the coding sequence ATGGGACGCGGCAAGCTCAGGATCTATCTCGGCTCGGCCCCCGGTGTGGGCAAGACGTACGCCATGCTCTCGGAGGGCCACCGGCGGGTGGAGCGCGGCACCGACTGCGTCGTGGGCTTCGTCGAGCACCACGGGCGGCCGCGCACCGAGGTCATGCTGCACGGCCTGGAGCAGGTGGAGCGCAAGGAGCTCGTGTACCGGGGCGCCGCCTTCACGGAGATGGACGTGGACTCCCTGCTGGCCCGCAAGCCCGCCATAGCCCTGGTGGACGAACTGGCCCACACCAACGTGCCGGGCTCGCGCAACGCCAAGCGCTGGCAGGACGTGGAGGAGCTGCTGCGGGCCGGGATCGACGTGATCTCCACGGTCAACATCCAGCACCTGGAGTCCCTGGGCGACGTGGTGGAGTCGATCACCGGCGTGCGGCAGCGGGAGACCGTCCCCGACGAGGTGGTGCGCCGGGCCGACCAGATCGAGCTGGTCGACATGTCCCCGCAAGCCCTGCGCCGCCGCATGGCGCACGGCAACATCTACAAGTCCGACAAGGTCGACGCGGCCCTGTCCAACTACTTCCGCCCCGGCAACCTGACCGCGCTGCGCGAGCTCGCCCTGCTCTGGGTCGCCGACCGGGCCGACGAGTACCTCCAGCAGTACCGGGGCGAGCACAACATCCGCTCCACCTGGCAGGCGCGCGAGCGGATCGTCGTGGGCCTCACCGGGGGACCCGAGGGGCGCACCCTCATCCGGCGCGCCTCCAGGGTGGCGGCCAAGGGCTCCGGCAGCGAGATCCTGGCCGTCTACATCGCCCGCAGCGACGGGCTGACCGCGGCCTCGCCCAAGGAGCTCGCGGTCCAGCGGACCCTGGTCGAGGACCTCGGCGGAACGTTTCACCATGTGATCGGCGACAACGTCCCCGAGGCGCTCCTCGAATTCGCCCGCGGGGTCAACGCCACCCAGATCGTGCTCGGCTCCAGCCGCCACCGCTCCTGGCGCTACGTCTTCGGCCCCGGCGTCGGCGCCACCGTCGCCCGCGACTCGGGGCCCGACCTCGACGTCCACATCGTCACGCACGAGGAGGTCGCCAAGGGCCGCGGCCTGCGCCCCGTGGCCCGCTCGGCGGCCCGGCTCGGCCGGACCCGGCTGGTGGCCGGCTGGGTGGTCGGGGTGGCCCTGCCGCTGGCGCTGGCGACCCTGCTGACGCACGTCGACACCGACCCCGGCCTCGCCAACGAGATGCTGCTGTTCCTGGCGCTGACCGTGGCCGCGGCCCTGCTCGGCGGGCTCTGGCCGGCGCTGGCCTCCGCCGCCGTCGGCTCCCTGCTGCTGAACTACTACTTCGCCCCGCCCATCCACCGCTTCACCGTCTCCGACCCCAAGAACATCGTCGCCATCGTGGTCTTCTTCGGCGTCGCCGGCTCCGTGGCCTCCGTCGTCGACGCCGCCGCCCGCCGCACCCACCAGGCCGCCCGGCTGCGCGCCGAGTCCGAGATCCTCTCCTTCCTCGCCGGCAGCGTGCTGCGCGGCGAGACCACCCTGGACGCCCTGCTGGAGCGGGTGCGCGAGACCTTCGCGATGGAATCGGTGGCACTGCTGGAGCGCGAGAGCGACGTCGAGCCCTGGCGGCCGGCCGGCAGCGTCGGCCCGAGCCCGGTGGCCCGCCCGGAGGACGCCGACGTGGACATGCCGATCGGCGACCACATGGCGCTGGCCCTGTCCGGGCGGGTCCTGCCCGCCGAGGACCGCCGCGTGCTCGGCGCCTTCGCCGCCCAGGCCGCCGTCGTGCTCGACCGGCAGCGGCTGGTCGGGGAGGCGGAGGAGGCCCGCCGGATGGCCGAGGGCAACCGGATCCGGACCGCGCTGCTGGCCGCCGTCAGCCATGACCTCCGTACGCCCCTGGCCTCCATCAAGGCCTCCGTGAGCTCCCTGCGCTCCGAGGACGTGGAATGGTCCGAGGAGGACCGCGCCGAGCTCCTGGAGGGCATCGAGGACGGCGCCGACCGGCTCGACCACCTCGTGGGCAACCTGCTCGACATGTCGCGGCTCCAGACCGGCACCGTCACCCCGCTGATCCGCGAGATCGACCTCGACGAGGTGGTCCCGATGGCGCTGGGCGGCGTACCCGAGGGCAGCGTGCTGCTCGACGTCCCGGAGACCCTGCCCATGGTGGCCGTCGATCCCGGGCTGCTGGAGCGGACCGTGGCCAACGTCGTGGAGAACGCGGTCAAGTACAGCCCGCTGGACGAGCAGGTGCTGGTGGCGGCCAGTTTCCTCGGCGACCGGGTCGAGGTACGGGTCGTGGACCGCGGGCCCGGCGTGCCCGACGAGGCCAAGGACCGGATCTTCGCCCCCTTCCAGCGCCACGGCGACGCGCCGCGCGGCGCCGGGGTCGGCCTCGGACTGGCCGTCGCGCGCGGCTTCGCCGAGGCCATGAACGGCACGCTGGAGGCCGAGGACACCCCCGGCGGCGGTCTCACGATGGTGCTCACGCTGCGGGCGGTGCCCGGCGGGCGGCAGCAGGCCCCCGTGAGCGTGGACGGCGAGGGGCGCAGCGCGCCCGGGGGGCACGCGGTGGATCTTGACCCCGATCCCGATCCGGTACGCGATCCGAAACGCGATTCGATACGACAGAAGGCAGGACCTCAATGA
- the dut gene encoding dUTP diphosphatase, with protein sequence MSENNTGVDVAIRRVDPEVPIPAYGHPGDAGCDLVTTVAAELEPGERAVLPTGISIALPEGYAAFVHPRSGLAARCGLALVNAPGTVDAGYRGEIKVIVVNLDPRESVRFERFDRIAQLVVQRVEQVRFREVAQLPDSARAEGGFGSTGGHAAVAGSGAGQQGGNGYASVVHDREGQ encoded by the coding sequence ATGTCTGAGAACAACACCGGCGTGGACGTGGCCATCCGGCGCGTCGACCCGGAGGTGCCGATTCCGGCCTACGGGCACCCCGGCGACGCCGGCTGCGATCTGGTCACCACGGTGGCCGCGGAGCTGGAACCGGGGGAGCGGGCGGTCCTGCCCACGGGGATCTCCATCGCCCTGCCCGAGGGGTACGCGGCGTTCGTGCACCCCCGCTCGGGCCTGGCCGCCCGCTGCGGGCTCGCACTCGTGAATGCCCCCGGGACGGTGGATGCCGGGTACCGTGGGGAGATCAAGGTGATCGTGGTCAATCTCGACCCGCGCGAAAGCGTCAGGTTCGAGCGTTTCGACCGCATTGCCCAGCTGGTTGTCCAGCGAGTCGAGCAGGTGCGCTTCCGCGAGGTGGCGCAGCTTCCCGACTCGGCGCGGGCCGAGGGGGGTTTCGGCTCCACCGGTGGTCATGCGGCCGTGGCCGGATCCGGCGCTGGTCAGCAGGGTGGGAATGGCTACGCTTCGGTCGTACACGACCGGGAAGGACAGTGA
- a CDS encoding APC family permease — MSKLTDVPKRILIGRALRSDRLGETLLPKRIALPVFASDPLSSVAYAPGEVLLVLSIAGVSAYHFSPWIAVAVVVLMFTVVASYRQNVHAYPSGGGDYEVANTNLGPKAGLTVASALLVDYVLTVAVSISSGVENLGSAVDFVIEHKVLSAMIMILLLTLMNLRGMKESGKLFAIPTYVFVGAVFVMIAWGAWRGIVMGDTMEAPTAGLEIKPEHQGLAGFALVFLLLRAFSSGCAALTGVEAISNGVPAFRKPKSKNAATTLALMGLLAVTMFCGIIGLAMATDVKMAENPAVDLLENGTPVGSGFVQHPVISQVAEAVFGNGSFLFIVLAAATALVLFLAANTAYNGFPLLGSILAQDRYLPRQLHTRGDRLAFSNGIVLLAGAAMLLVWIYDADSTKLIQLYIVGVFVSFTLSQIGMVRHWNRHLRAERDPAARRRMHRSRAINTFGAFFTGMVLVVVLATKFTHGAWVALLGMVIFYGTMSAIRKHYDRVAEEIAAAEGPSDDSVRPSRVHSIVLVSKVHKPTLRALAFAKLTRSDRLEALSISVDPVETKALREEWERRGINVPLKILDSPYREITRPVVEYVKGLRSENPRDAVSVFIPEYVVGRWYEHLLHNQSALRLKGRLLFTPGVMVTSVPYQLESSELAKKRAKKRAEWSAPGAVRRGPVDTPRARPKDPAGK, encoded by the coding sequence GTGTCCAAACTGACCGACGTGCCCAAACGGATCCTGATCGGCCGGGCGCTCCGCAGCGACCGCCTCGGGGAAACCCTCCTTCCCAAGCGGATCGCCCTCCCCGTGTTCGCGTCCGACCCGCTCTCCTCGGTGGCATATGCCCCCGGCGAGGTTCTGCTGGTCCTGTCGATCGCAGGCGTGTCGGCGTACCACTTCAGCCCCTGGATCGCCGTCGCGGTCGTCGTGCTGATGTTCACCGTGGTCGCCTCCTACCGGCAGAACGTCCACGCCTACCCCAGCGGCGGCGGTGACTACGAGGTCGCCAACACCAACCTCGGGCCCAAGGCCGGTCTCACCGTCGCGAGCGCCCTGCTCGTCGACTACGTCCTCACGGTCGCCGTGTCGATCTCCTCCGGCGTCGAGAATCTCGGCTCCGCCGTCGATTTCGTCATCGAGCACAAAGTGCTCTCCGCGATGATCATGATTCTGCTGCTCACGCTGATGAATCTGCGGGGCATGAAGGAATCCGGGAAGCTCTTCGCGATCCCGACCTATGTTTTCGTGGGCGCCGTTTTCGTCATGATCGCCTGGGGCGCGTGGCGCGGCATCGTCATGGGCGACACCATGGAGGCCCCCACGGCCGGGCTGGAGATCAAACCCGAACACCAGGGACTGGCCGGGTTCGCCCTGGTCTTCCTGCTGCTGCGGGCCTTCTCCTCCGGCTGCGCCGCCCTCACCGGCGTCGAGGCCATCAGCAACGGTGTACCCGCCTTCCGCAAGCCCAAGAGCAAGAACGCGGCCACCACCCTCGCCCTCATGGGCCTGCTGGCCGTCACCATGTTCTGCGGGATCATCGGCCTGGCCATGGCGACCGACGTCAAGATGGCCGAGAACCCCGCCGTCGACCTGCTGGAGAACGGCACCCCGGTCGGTTCCGGCTTCGTCCAGCACCCGGTCATCTCCCAGGTCGCCGAGGCCGTCTTCGGCAACGGCAGCTTCCTCTTCATCGTGCTCGCCGCGGCCACCGCACTGGTCCTGTTCCTCGCCGCGAACACCGCGTACAACGGCTTCCCGCTGCTCGGCTCGATCCTCGCCCAGGACCGCTACCTGCCGCGCCAGCTGCACACCCGCGGCGACCGCCTCGCCTTCTCCAACGGCATCGTGCTCCTCGCGGGCGCCGCGATGCTGCTGGTGTGGATCTACGACGCCGACTCGACGAAGCTGATCCAGCTCTACATCGTCGGCGTCTTCGTCTCCTTCACGCTGAGCCAGATCGGCATGGTCCGGCACTGGAACCGCCACCTGCGCGCCGAGCGCGATCCGGCCGCCCGCCGCCGCATGCACCGGTCCCGGGCGATCAACACCTTCGGCGCCTTCTTCACCGGCATGGTGCTGGTCGTCGTCCTGGCCACCAAATTCACCCACGGTGCCTGGGTCGCCCTGCTCGGCATGGTGATCTTCTACGGAACGATGTCCGCGATCCGCAAGCACTACGACCGGGTCGCCGAGGAGATCGCCGCCGCCGAGGGCCCGAGCGACGACAGCGTGCGCCCCTCGCGGGTCCACTCCATCGTCCTGGTCTCCAAGGTCCACAAGCCCACCCTGCGCGCCCTGGCCTTCGCCAAGCTGACCCGCTCGGACCGGCTGGAGGCGCTCAGCATCAGCGTCGACCCGGTCGAGACCAAGGCCCTGCGCGAGGAGTGGGAGCGGCGCGGCATCAACGTCCCGCTCAAGATCCTCGACTCCCCGTACCGAGAGATCACCCGCCCGGTCGTCGAGTACGTGAAGGGCCTGCGCAGCGAGAACCCGCGCGACGCCGTCAGCGTCTTCATCCCCGAGTACGTGGTCGGACGCTGGTACGAGCACCTGCTGCACAACCAGAGCGCGCTGCGCCTCAAGGGCCGGCTGCTCTTCACCCCCGGCGTGATGGTCACCTCGGTGCCCTACCAGCTCGAGTCCTCGGAGCTGGCGAAGAAGCGGGCGAAGAAGCGCGCGGAGTGGAGCGCCCCGGGCGCGGTGCGCCGCGGGCCGGTCGACACCCCGCGTGCGCGCCCCAAGGACCCGGCGGGGAAGTAG
- a CDS encoding OB-fold nucleic acid binding domain-containing protein, producing MSAEPRPEKPAKPAKPARPAGRFRRMIERLSTSQEELHSAELQEDAEAAGCTRICDCHDRQIVKVTGTLRTVTLRPRAGVPALEAELFDGSAALDVVWLGRRSIVGIEPGRRMIASGRISMSHGRRVLFNPKYELRPLGQEH from the coding sequence ATGAGTGCTGAACCGCGTCCCGAGAAGCCCGCGAAGCCGGCGAAGCCCGCCAGGCCGGCGGGCCGGTTCCGCCGGATGATAGAGCGGCTGTCCACCTCGCAGGAGGAGCTGCATTCGGCGGAGCTGCAGGAGGACGCAGAAGCCGCGGGGTGCACGCGGATCTGCGACTGCCACGACCGTCAGATAGTGAAGGTGACCGGGACCCTGCGGACCGTCACCCTGCGGCCGCGCGCGGGCGTCCCCGCCCTGGAGGCGGAGCTGTTCGACGGCTCGGCCGCGCTGGACGTCGTCTGGCTCGGACGTCGCTCGATCGTGGGAATCGAACCCGGCCGTCGCATGATCGCCTCCGGGCGGATCTCGATGAGCCACGGCCGTCGGGTGCTCTTCAACCCGAAGTACGAACTCCGACCGCTCGGACAGGAGCACTGA
- a CDS encoding response regulator, giving the protein MTRVLVVDDEPQIVRALVINLKARKYEVDAAADGASALELAAARHPDVVVLDLGLPDMDGVEVIKGLRGWTRVPILVLSARHSSDEKVEALDAGADDYVTKPFGMDELLARLRAAVRRAEPGAGAGEDEVVVETGTFTVDLAAKKAVRAGRDVRLTPTEWHLLEVLVRNGGKLVSQKQLLQEVWGPSYGTETNYLRVYMAQLRRKLEADPSHPIHFITEPGMGYRFER; this is encoded by the coding sequence ATGACCCGGGTGCTCGTGGTGGACGACGAACCTCAGATCGTCCGAGCCCTCGTGATCAACCTGAAGGCACGCAAGTACGAGGTCGACGCGGCCGCCGACGGGGCGAGCGCCCTGGAACTGGCGGCCGCCCGCCACCCCGACGTGGTCGTCCTCGACCTCGGCCTGCCCGACATGGACGGGGTCGAGGTGATCAAGGGGCTGCGCGGCTGGACCCGGGTCCCGATCCTGGTCCTCTCCGCCCGGCACAGCTCCGACGAGAAGGTCGAGGCCCTGGACGCGGGCGCCGACGACTACGTCACCAAGCCCTTCGGCATGGACGAACTGCTCGCCAGGCTGCGCGCCGCCGTCCGGAGGGCGGAGCCGGGCGCCGGGGCGGGCGAGGACGAGGTCGTCGTCGAGACCGGGACCTTCACGGTGGACCTCGCGGCGAAGAAGGCGGTGCGCGCCGGACGCGACGTACGCCTCACGCCCACCGAGTGGCACCTGCTGGAGGTGCTGGTGCGCAACGGCGGAAAGCTGGTCAGCCAGAAGCAGCTCCTCCAGGAGGTCTGGGGGCCCTCCTACGGGACCGAGACCAACTACCTGCGGGTCTACATGGCGCAGCTGCGGCGCAAGCTGGAGGCCGACCCCTCGCACCCGATCCACTTCATCACCGAACCTGGCATGGGATACCGCTTCGAGAGGTAG
- a CDS encoding potassium channel family protein translates to MRVAIAGAGAVGRSIAGELLENGHEVLLVDKAPTAISVERVPQAEWLLADACEITSLDEAALQRCNVVIAATGDDKVNLVVSLLAKTEYGVPRVVARVNNPKNEWLFNESWGVDVAVSTPRLMSALVEEAVSVGDLVRLLRFSHGDANLVELTLPADSQVAGKQISEITWPEDTSLVTIIRGNRVLTPHGEETLEPGDELLFVAAQAREEQLEDLLQAAD, encoded by the coding sequence ATGAGGGTCGCGATCGCCGGAGCCGGCGCGGTGGGCCGTTCCATCGCGGGCGAGCTCCTGGAGAACGGCCACGAGGTGCTCCTCGTGGACAAGGCCCCGACCGCCATCTCGGTGGAGCGGGTGCCGCAGGCCGAATGGCTGCTGGCCGACGCCTGCGAGATCACCTCGCTCGACGAGGCGGCGCTCCAGCGCTGCAACGTGGTCATCGCCGCGACCGGAGACGACAAGGTCAACCTGGTCGTCTCCCTCCTCGCCAAGACCGAGTACGGGGTGCCCCGGGTCGTGGCGCGGGTGAACAACCCGAAGAACGAGTGGCTCTTCAACGAGTCCTGGGGCGTCGACGTCGCCGTCTCCACGCCGCGCCTGATGTCGGCGCTGGTCGAGGAAGCCGTCAGCGTCGGCGACCTGGTCCGGCTGCTGCGCTTCAGCCACGGCGACGCGAACCTCGTGGAGCTGACCCTGCCCGCCGACTCCCAGGTCGCGGGCAAGCAGATCAGCGAGATCACCTGGCCGGAGGACACCTCGCTGGTCACGATCATCCGAGGCAACCGGGTGCTCACGCCGCACGGCGAGGAGACACTGGAGCCGGGCGACGAGCTCCTCTTCGTGGCCGCCCAGGCCCGCGAGGAGCAGCTGGAGGACCTCCTCCAGGCCGCGGACTGA
- a CDS encoding potassium channel family protein — protein sequence MHIVIMGCGRVGSALAQTLEQQGHTVAVIDQDPTAFRRLGAGFGGRRVTGVGFDQDTLREAGIEEAGAFAAVSSGDNSNIIAARVAREMFGVENVAARIYDPKRAEVYQRLGIPTVATVRWTADQMLRRLLPSGAEPLWRDPSGGVQLAEVHTSTAWIGQKVSRLQEETGVRVAFLTRLGEAMLPTSATVLQEGDLVHVMMRTDEIDKVEASFAEGPEEAHA from the coding sequence GTGCACATCGTCATTATGGGCTGCGGAAGAGTGGGCTCCGCTCTCGCGCAGACCCTGGAACAGCAGGGGCATACGGTCGCGGTCATCGACCAGGACCCCACCGCATTCCGGCGGCTGGGAGCCGGATTCGGCGGCCGTCGCGTCACCGGGGTCGGCTTCGACCAGGACACGCTGCGCGAGGCCGGCATCGAGGAGGCAGGCGCCTTCGCCGCGGTGAGCAGTGGTGACAATTCCAACATCATCGCCGCCCGGGTGGCCCGTGAGATGTTCGGCGTCGAGAACGTCGCCGCCCGCATCTACGACCCCAAGCGCGCCGAGGTCTACCAGCGCCTGGGCATCCCCACCGTCGCCACCGTGCGCTGGACGGCCGACCAGATGCTCCGCCGGCTGCTGCCCTCGGGCGCCGAGCCGCTGTGGCGCGACCCGAGCGGCGGTGTCCAGCTCGCGGAGGTGCACACCTCCACCGCCTGGATCGGCCAGAAGGTCAGCCGGCTGCAGGAGGAGACTGGCGTCCGCGTCGCCTTCCTGACCCGGCTGGGCGAGGCCATGCTGCCGACATCGGCGACCGTCCTCCAGGAGGGCGACCTCGTCCACGTGATGATGCGCACGGACGAGATCGACAAGGTGGAGGCGTCCTTCGCCGAGGGGCCTGAGGAGGCACACGCATGA